The window TCGCCCCACGCGTAGCCCAGCCACAAGAGCACGCCCTCGAGCAGCGTGGTCGCGCCGTCCAGCCACGCGAAGGGCGCGCCCCGCTGCAGCGCGGAGGCGGTGACGTGCAGGTCCAGCCACGCCGCGAGCCGGTGGAAGAGCGCGCCCCACTCGAGCAGCTCCGCCGCGAGCCGCTGCTCGAAGCCCAGCACCCGGTCGGGCGCGAAGGTGAGCCACGCGGCGAGGAAGAGCACCGCGGGGGCCTTGAGGAACTTGTAGGCGACGAT is drawn from Aggregicoccus sp. 17bor-14 and contains these coding sequences:
- a CDS encoding DUF2127 domain-containing protein; translation: MEREPHGRQGPTGLKLIVAYKFLKAPAVLFLAAWLTFAPDRVLGFEQRLAAELLEWGALFHRLAAWLDLHVTASALQRGAPFAWLDGATTLLEGVLLWLGYAWGEWLVVAGVSALVPFELWGLAHHPTPLRVLVLVVNVAIAVYLVRLRLSARRRSHPSPS